In Acinetobacter sp. C32I, one genomic interval encodes:
- the dsbG gene encoding thiol:disulfide interchange protein DsbG produces MNPYLKLFAVTAFAMSSTSLIAAVPSIKQKLEKEGFSFVKQIEAPEQMTGWAGHMQQNPMTVFISNDNKYYIVGDLHNAKGDNLTVDALNKHVKQSVLDDVWKSLEKSAWIQDGNVKAPRIIYVFSDPNCPYCHAFWEKARPYVKAGKVQLRHIQVGVIRSESRGQAATLLAASNPQQVFEAFNAAKGKQKLKELKPIPTHLAEKLEANEEMMNKYGFYATPALVWKNAQGGLETAQGLPKDLKSVFE; encoded by the coding sequence ATGAATCCATATCTTAAACTGTTCGCTGTGACGGCATTTGCAATGTCTTCAACATCGCTTATTGCCGCAGTTCCAAGCATTAAGCAAAAACTGGAAAAGGAAGGTTTTAGCTTTGTAAAGCAAATTGAGGCACCCGAGCAAATGACAGGTTGGGCTGGGCATATGCAGCAAAATCCAATGACGGTTTTCATCTCAAATGACAATAAATATTATATTGTTGGGGATCTGCATAATGCCAAAGGTGATAACTTAACTGTTGATGCGTTGAATAAACATGTGAAGCAATCTGTTTTGGATGATGTTTGGAAAAGTCTGGAAAAATCGGCTTGGATTCAGGATGGCAATGTCAAAGCACCCCGAATTATTTATGTCTTTTCCGATCCAAATTGTCCGTATTGCCATGCTTTTTGGGAAAAGGCCCGTCCTTATGTGAAAGCAGGTAAAGTGCAATTGCGTCACATCCAAGTCGGTGTGATTCGTTCTGAAAGTCGAGGACAGGCCGCAACACTACTGGCTGCTTCAAATCCACAACAGGTTTTTGAAGCATTTAATGCGGCGAAAGGGAAACAAAAATTGAAAGAATTAAAACCGATTCCGACGCATCTAGCAGAAAAACTGGAAGCTAATGAAGAGATGATGAATAAATATGGCTTTTATGCAACGCCGGCTTTAGTCTGGAAGAATGCTCAGGGCGGATTAGAAACGGCGCAGGGCTTACCCAAGGATTTAAAAAGTGTTTTTGAATAA
- a CDS encoding acyl-CoA dehydrogenase family protein: protein MNLQNPKKFKMLVDQAHETALNVLRPISRKYDKAEHAYPKELDMLAALLDGMNESGEGVGAANASKRGTANLDAIVNGGNMSAALGIIEMCYGDTGLLLSMPRQGLGNSAIAAVANDEQLERFKGTWAAMAITEPGCGSDSAAIRTTATKDGDDYILNGEKIFVTSGERADSVVVWATLDKKLGRAAIKSFVVPKGTAGMKVERLEHKLGIKASDTAVISFIDCRVPAANLLGNPEIDVAKGFAGVMETFDNTRPLVAAMAIGCAKASLERIKEIFKDQLDPDYLTPYLQTSNLAAQIYRMEAEWEAARLLMIKATWMADNKKPNSKEASIAKAKAGRVGNEITLKCVELAASVGYGEDELLEKWARDSKILDIFEGTQQIQQLIIARRELGKSSSELK from the coding sequence ATGAATTTACAAAATCCGAAAAAATTCAAAATGCTGGTTGATCAAGCACACGAAACGGCGCTCAATGTGCTACGTCCAATTTCACGTAAATACGATAAAGCTGAACATGCCTACCCGAAAGAACTGGATATGCTGGCGGCTTTATTGGACGGTATGAATGAAAGTGGTGAAGGTGTGGGTGCAGCCAATGCCAGTAAACGTGGCACTGCCAATCTTGATGCCATTGTCAATGGCGGCAATATGTCTGCTGCGCTAGGTATCATTGAAATGTGTTATGGCGATACAGGCTTGCTCCTTAGTATGCCCCGTCAAGGCTTAGGCAACTCAGCAATTGCAGCGGTTGCCAATGACGAACAGCTAGAACGTTTCAAAGGCACTTGGGCGGCCATGGCGATTACCGAGCCGGGTTGTGGATCGGATTCGGCCGCGATTCGTACCACGGCGACTAAAGATGGTGATGATTATATTCTGAATGGCGAGAAAATCTTTGTCACTTCGGGTGAACGTGCTGATTCGGTTGTGGTCTGGGCAACCTTGGATAAAAAATTAGGTCGCGCTGCAATCAAGTCTTTTGTAGTACCAAAAGGCACAGCCGGCATGAAAGTTGAACGTCTTGAACACAAACTGGGGATTAAAGCCTCAGATACAGCGGTCATCAGCTTTATCGACTGTCGTGTACCTGCTGCCAATTTATTGGGCAACCCAGAAATTGATGTGGCTAAAGGTTTCGCAGGTGTAATGGAAACCTTTGACAATACCCGTCCACTGGTCGCTGCAATGGCGATTGGTTGCGCCAAAGCATCGCTAGAACGCATCAAGGAAATATTTAAAGATCAGCTTGATCCAGACTACTTAACACCCTACTTACAGACCTCAAACCTAGCGGCACAAATCTATCGTATGGAAGCTGAGTGGGAAGCTGCACGATTATTGATGATTAAGGCAACCTGGATGGCAGACAATAAAAAGCCGAACTCGAAAGAAGCATCCATTGCCAAAGCCAAAGCAGGCCGTGTAGGGAATGAGATCACACTCAAATGTGTCGAGCTAGCGGCAAGTGTCGGCTATGGTGAAGATGAGTTATTGGAAAAATGGGCCCGTGATTCAAAAATTCTGGATATTTTTGAAGGTACGCAACAAATTCAGCAATTGATCATTGCCCGCCGTGAATTGGGTAAATCATCAAGTGAACTAAAATAA
- a CDS encoding acyl-CoA dehydrogenase family protein, translated as MMNKAQGFGLSLITKLAGSEMLDQLKLRKFVEKSLYQGSKTGFKVLNKTQKAFKPQPLDKQRLPNQTNKNLFDLSLTEEQQMTVDAMSQFAEEVLYTLAHDADHHAQFPEQLWQHLVDLGLNYYALPEALGGVAAEQNIVSNILIAESLAKGDFSLTAGLLSTFSVINAMTRWGSTQVQSMYLPVFAEDTDVTATFAFQEATAAFNPYQLKTTATEANGQFYITGEKSLVLLGDIADVFLVSAEFNGQPDIFVVQSNETIAIKANPAMGLKAAETATLQFNQTPALRLGDADFDYTAFVDLGNLMWCAMAIGTCEAIKAYCIKYANERTAFGEPISHRQSVAFMIADMAIEIDAMRMLVLNAASLAEAGKPFHREAYLARLLCAEKSMKMGTDGVQILGGHGFTKEHPVERWYRDLRATAILHSGLHA; from the coding sequence ATGATGAATAAAGCTCAAGGGTTTGGGCTATCTTTGATCACTAAACTCGCAGGAAGCGAAATGCTTGATCAACTCAAATTAAGAAAATTTGTAGAAAAATCATTATATCAAGGTTCAAAAACGGGCTTTAAAGTACTCAATAAAACACAAAAAGCATTTAAGCCACAACCGCTCGATAAACAACGCCTCCCAAATCAGACCAACAAAAATCTGTTTGATCTCAGTCTGACTGAAGAACAGCAAATGACCGTTGATGCCATGTCACAATTTGCTGAAGAAGTCCTGTACACATTGGCACATGATGCAGATCATCATGCACAATTCCCCGAACAACTGTGGCAACATTTGGTTGATTTGGGGCTCAACTATTATGCTTTGCCAGAGGCATTGGGTGGTGTGGCAGCAGAACAAAATATTGTGAGTAATATTCTGATTGCGGAAAGCTTGGCTAAGGGTGATTTCAGTCTGACTGCAGGTTTACTCAGCACCTTCAGTGTTATCAATGCAATGACTCGTTGGGGCTCAACCCAAGTTCAATCGATGTACTTACCTGTGTTTGCAGAAGATACGGATGTTACGGCGACTTTCGCATTTCAGGAAGCAACAGCTGCTTTTAACCCATACCAGTTAAAAACCACGGCAACTGAAGCCAATGGACAGTTCTATATTACGGGTGAAAAGAGCTTAGTGCTTTTAGGTGATATTGCCGATGTGTTCTTGGTCAGTGCGGAGTTCAACGGTCAACCTGATATTTTCGTGGTGCAATCCAATGAAACGATTGCCATCAAAGCCAACCCTGCAATGGGCCTAAAAGCTGCTGAAACAGCGACCCTTCAATTTAATCAAACGCCAGCCTTACGCTTAGGGGATGCTGATTTTGATTACACTGCTTTTGTTGATCTTGGCAACTTGATGTGGTGTGCCATGGCGATTGGGACTTGTGAAGCAATCAAAGCCTACTGTATCAAATATGCCAATGAACGTACTGCCTTCGGTGAACCAATCTCGCATCGTCAAAGTGTGGCTTTTATGATTGCTGATATGGCGATTGAAATCGATGCGATGCGTATGCTGGTTTTAAATGCTGCCAGTTTGGCAGAAGCTGGCAAACCGTTCCATCGTGAAGCCTATCTTGCTCGCCTGCTCTGTGCTGAAAAATCAATGAAAATGGGTACCGATGGTGTTCAGATTCTCGGTGGTCATGGCTTTACCAAAGAGCATCCTGTTGAGCGTTGGTATCGTGATCTTCGTGCAACGGCAATCTTGCATTCTGGCTTACATGCTTAA
- a CDS encoding DUF1330 domain-containing protein, translated as MSAYIILIRKELKNKDEMKTYTSLARKASQGFDAEPIVFYGQSIALENIESDGVAIIKFSSMQEAQNWYHSDAYQQAKKHRDLAGEYMVILTEGLD; from the coding sequence ATGAGTGCCTATATCATTCTGATTCGTAAAGAACTCAAAAATAAAGATGAGATGAAAACTTATACATCTTTAGCACGCAAAGCCAGCCAAGGCTTTGATGCTGAACCGATTGTGTTTTATGGTCAGTCAATTGCATTAGAAAATATCGAAAGCGACGGCGTTGCCATCATTAAATTCAGCAGTATGCAGGAAGCACAGAATTGGTATCACAGTGATGCCTATCAACAGGCCAAAAAACACCGAGATTTGGCAGGCGAATATATGGTGATTTTGACAGAAGGTTTAGATTAA
- the paaZ gene encoding phenylacetic acid degradation bifunctional protein PaaZ: MLEQAQQEEIAKGNEDQGSGQQLLQLASYVYATWHSSHQDRRTVVHAITGEPIYSVSSHGIDMQQVVKYAKQNGTELANWTFHQRANALKQIAQHLLEHKEDFYQLAYATGATRKDAWIDIEGGIQTLFAYSSLVRRELNDEKIITEDSWIQLSKNGTFGAKHILSPKAGVAVHINAFNFPIWGMLEKIAPTLLAGVPCIVKPATDGAQLTQAVVAAIISTGILPKGSLQLICGQIDDLFDYLGPQDCVTFTGSAYTGQKLRNHPHLNKYSIPFSMEADSVNSAILSPEADEATVDLFVREVFCEMTTKAGQKCTAIRRAFVPQALLEQVQQKLSAKLAKVVVGDPQKQDTSMGALASPKQKLDVAAKVAELAKEAKIVFGDETTFKINAEHPDKGAFFPPTLLLCEQPLQASLVHTTEAFGPVCTLMPYQSIDELADLVARGEGSLVASVVKNTHENIEQIIQKIAPWHGRVHILDEESAKESTGHGSPLPHLIHGGPGRAGGGEELGGIRAVKHYMQRTAIQGSPNSLTQVTHSWTTGSNIKQDRVHPFKKDFDELVIGERLLTARRTVTEADIVNFACLSGDYFYAHTDKIAATDSFFGERVAHGYFIVSAAAGLFVDAAQGPVIANYGMDNLRFVEPVKIGDSIRVELTCKQKTPKPQKDPSQPEHGVVVWDIKVKNQRDELVATYDILTLVARAA; the protein is encoded by the coding sequence ATGCTTGAACAAGCACAGCAAGAAGAAATCGCCAAGGGCAATGAAGACCAAGGTTCGGGTCAGCAACTGCTACAGCTAGCGTCCTATGTCTATGCAACGTGGCACTCAAGTCATCAAGATCGACGTACGGTTGTACATGCCATTACTGGCGAGCCAATCTATAGTGTCAGCAGTCACGGCATCGACATGCAGCAAGTGGTCAAATATGCCAAGCAGAATGGTACCGAGCTGGCAAACTGGACTTTTCATCAACGAGCCAATGCCTTAAAACAAATCGCACAGCATTTACTTGAGCACAAAGAAGATTTTTATCAGCTTGCCTATGCAACGGGTGCAACACGAAAAGATGCATGGATTGATATCGAAGGCGGTATTCAAACCTTATTTGCTTATTCAAGTCTGGTACGCCGTGAACTCAATGATGAAAAAATTATTACGGAAGACAGTTGGATTCAACTTTCAAAAAATGGCACTTTTGGCGCCAAGCATATTTTAAGCCCTAAAGCGGGTGTGGCAGTTCATATCAATGCCTTTAACTTCCCGATTTGGGGCATGCTGGAAAAAATTGCACCGACGTTATTGGCGGGTGTGCCTTGTATCGTCAAACCAGCCACTGATGGCGCTCAACTGACTCAAGCCGTGGTTGCAGCCATTATCTCAACTGGAATCCTACCCAAAGGTTCTCTACAACTGATTTGCGGACAAATTGACGATTTGTTTGATTACTTGGGCCCTCAAGACTGCGTGACCTTTACTGGCTCTGCCTATACTGGGCAAAAGCTTCGCAACCATCCCCATCTGAACAAATATTCAATTCCATTTAGTATGGAAGCTGATTCAGTGAATAGTGCGATCCTCAGCCCTGAAGCAGATGAAGCCACGGTTGATCTGTTTGTACGTGAAGTGTTTTGTGAAATGACCACCAAAGCAGGACAAAAATGTACTGCGATTCGTCGAGCCTTTGTACCGCAAGCACTTCTTGAGCAAGTTCAGCAAAAACTGAGTGCTAAGCTGGCAAAAGTCGTGGTTGGTGATCCACAAAAACAAGACACCAGCATGGGTGCACTCGCCAGTCCAAAACAAAAACTGGATGTAGCGGCTAAAGTTGCTGAACTGGCGAAAGAAGCCAAAATTGTATTTGGTGATGAGACAACGTTTAAAATCAATGCTGAGCATCCTGATAAAGGTGCATTCTTCCCACCGACCTTGTTACTGTGTGAGCAACCACTACAGGCAAGCTTGGTACATACCACTGAAGCTTTTGGCCCTGTGTGTACTTTGATGCCGTATCAATCAATTGACGAACTTGCCGATCTTGTGGCTCGTGGTGAAGGTAGTCTGGTTGCCTCCGTAGTTAAAAATACTCATGAAAACATTGAGCAGATTATTCAGAAAATAGCACCTTGGCATGGTCGAGTTCATATTCTGGATGAAGAATCTGCCAAAGAAAGTACGGGTCATGGTTCGCCACTGCCTCATTTGATTCATGGCGGACCTGGTCGTGCTGGTGGCGGTGAAGAACTGGGGGGCATTCGCGCAGTCAAACACTATATGCAACGGACTGCGATTCAAGGTTCACCGAACAGCCTCACTCAAGTGACGCATTCATGGACCACGGGTTCAAACATCAAGCAAGACCGCGTCCATCCTTTTAAAAAGGATTTTGATGAACTGGTCATTGGTGAGCGTTTATTAACTGCACGTCGTACCGTGACTGAAGCCGATATTGTCAATTTTGCCTGTCTCAGTGGCGACTATTTTTATGCGCATACCGATAAAATCGCTGCAACGGATTCTTTCTTCGGTGAGCGTGTGGCGCATGGTTATTTCATCGTTTCAGCAGCAGCAGGTTTATTTGTCGATGCTGCTCAAGGCCCTGTGATTGCCAACTATGGCATGGATAATTTACGTTTTGTTGAGCCTGTGAAAATTGGTGATTCGATTCGTGTTGAACTCACCTGCAAACAGAAAACCCCTAAACCGCAAAAAGATCCATCTCAACCTGAACATGGTGTCGTAGTTTGGGATATCAAAGTCAAAAATCAGCGTGATGAACTGGTCGCAACCTATGATATTTTAACTTTGGTCGCTCGCGCAGCTTAA
- the paaA gene encoding 1,2-phenylacetyl-CoA epoxidase subunit PaaA, with the protein MENKYQKFEHNIANDITIEAKDEMPEAYRKTLIRQIGQHGHSEIVGMLPEGNWITRAPTLKRKAVLLAKVQDEAGHGLYLYSAAETLGADRDEMMEKLIDGKMKYSSIFNYPTMSWADVAAIGWLVDGAAIVNQVALCRTSYGPYARAMVRICKEESFHQRQGFEAMMALAAGSPEQKQMAQDAVNRFWWPALMMFGPSDDHSPNSAQSMAWGIKRFSNDELRQKFVDNTVPQVLQLGLTVPDADLQWNEAAGHYSYGEIDWQEFNEVIAGRGPCNHERIEARRKAWENGKWVRDAAVVYAKKQQAQVGKVA; encoded by the coding sequence ATGGAAAATAAGTATCAGAAATTTGAGCACAATATCGCCAATGACATCACCATTGAAGCCAAAGATGAAATGCCGGAAGCGTATCGCAAGACCTTGATTCGTCAGATTGGGCAACATGGTCATTCAGAAATTGTCGGTATGCTCCCAGAAGGTAACTGGATTACCCGTGCACCGACCTTGAAACGTAAAGCCGTGTTATTGGCAAAAGTTCAGGATGAAGCAGGGCATGGTCTATATCTTTACAGTGCCGCAGAAACTTTGGGTGCGGATCGTGATGAGATGATGGAAAAATTGATTGATGGAAAAATGAAATATTCATCGATTTTCAATTATCCAACCATGAGTTGGGCCGATGTCGCGGCGATTGGCTGGCTGGTTGATGGTGCTGCGATTGTGAATCAAGTGGCTTTATGTCGTACTTCTTATGGTCCTTATGCACGTGCCATGGTGCGGATTTGTAAAGAAGAAAGTTTCCATCAACGTCAAGGTTTTGAAGCCATGATGGCATTGGCGGCTGGTTCACCCGAACAAAAACAAATGGCACAAGATGCGGTGAATCGTTTCTGGTGGCCTGCATTGATGATGTTTGGTCCAAGTGATGATCATTCTCCTAATAGTGCGCAAAGCATGGCATGGGGAATCAAACGCTTTAGTAATGATGAATTGCGCCAGAAGTTTGTCGATAACACGGTTCCTCAAGTATTGCAGCTTGGTTTAACCGTACCGGATGCTGACTTGCAGTGGAATGAAGCAGCCGGCCATTACAGCTATGGCGAGATTGACTGGCAGGAATTCAATGAGGTGATTGCGGGTCGTGGGCCTTGTAATCATGAACGGATCGAAGCACGTCGTAAGGCTTGGGAAAATGGCAAGTGGGTGCGTGATGCCGCTGTGGTGTATGCCAAAAAGCAGCAAGCCCAAGTCGGCAAAGTTGCTTAA
- the paaB gene encoding 1,2-phenylacetyl-CoA epoxidase subunit PaaB: protein MENNNNWSLYEVFVRSKQGLSHRHVGSLRAPDDEIALQHARDVYTRRNEGISIWVVRSELIKSSQPDEKSEFFEPALDKVYRHPTFYHIPDGIEHM, encoded by the coding sequence ATGGAAAATAATAACAACTGGTCGCTTTATGAAGTATTTGTGCGCAGTAAACAAGGTTTAAGTCACCGCCATGTCGGCAGTTTAAGAGCTCCAGATGACGAAATTGCACTGCAACATGCACGTGATGTCTATACCCGCCGTAATGAAGGCATCAGCATTTGGGTGGTGCGTTCAGAACTGATCAAATCATCACAGCCTGATGAAAAATCGGAGTTTTTTGAACCCGCATTGGACAAAGTCTATCGTCATCCGACCTTCTATCATATTCCTGATGGCATTGAGCACATGTAA
- the paaC gene encoding 1,2-phenylacetyl-CoA epoxidase subunit PaaC has protein sequence MNNIALSKFLLHIGDSQLVLAQRLAEWCGHAPELEIDIALANIGLDLLGQSRNFLTLAGQYEAEKRDEDQLAYFRNEREFFNLLLCEQPNGDFAQTIVRQWLMDHYHVLLLTALTQSSMPEGAALAVKSLKEAKYHIRFSTSWMERLSLSTTEAHQRVQQALDSLWRFSAELFELTAEEQTLVGQGIIADFSTEKAQWEQTVTEELKRFELTIPENGAYRRGAKQGLHTEHLGYLLAEMQSIQRNYPEMTW, from the coding sequence ATGAATAATATCGCTTTGTCTAAATTCTTATTACATATCGGTGATAGCCAACTGGTCTTGGCGCAACGTTTGGCTGAATGGTGCGGTCATGCGCCAGAGCTGGAAATTGATATTGCCTTGGCCAATATTGGTTTGGATTTACTGGGGCAATCCCGAAATTTTCTGACTTTGGCAGGACAATACGAAGCTGAAAAACGTGATGAAGATCAACTGGCTTATTTCCGCAACGAACGTGAGTTTTTCAATTTATTGCTATGTGAACAACCGAATGGTGATTTTGCACAGACCATCGTGCGTCAGTGGTTGATGGATCATTACCATGTGTTGTTATTAACCGCTTTAACTCAATCCTCAATGCCAGAAGGCGCTGCATTGGCGGTGAAATCTTTAAAAGAAGCTAAGTACCATATTCGTTTCTCCACCAGCTGGATGGAGCGTTTAAGCCTCAGTACAACCGAAGCGCATCAACGTGTGCAGCAGGCTTTGGACAGTTTATGGCGTTTTAGTGCTGAACTGTTTGAACTCACTGCGGAAGAACAGACATTGGTTGGGCAAGGCATCATTGCTGATTTTTCCACTGAAAAAGCGCAATGGGAGCAAACCGTTACCGAGGAATTGAAGCGCTTTGAATTAACGATTCCTGAGAATGGTGCTTACCGCCGTGGCGCCAAACAAGGTTTGCATACCGAACACTTAGGATATTTGTTGGCTGAAATGCAATCCATCCAGCGTAATTATCCTGAGATGACTTGGTAA
- the paaD gene encoding 1,2-phenylacetyl-CoA epoxidase subunit PaaD: protein MQMIRHCIDQCWDVLQNVSDPEIPVLSVVDLGMIRGVELNEQQEIIVRLTPTYSGCPATDLLKAQIVEALAAEDLIPARVMIDLSEAWTTDWMSDAGKQKLQAYGIAPPEGTAQLCGTHVHLSDGVVCPHCKSRDTRLLTEFSSTACKALYKCRDCLEPFDYFKCI from the coding sequence ATGCAAATGATTCGCCACTGTATTGACCAATGCTGGGATGTTTTACAAAACGTCAGTGATCCAGAAATTCCAGTATTGTCCGTTGTGGATCTGGGCATGATTCGCGGTGTGGAGTTGAATGAACAACAAGAAATTATTGTTCGATTGACCCCGACCTATAGCGGTTGTCCAGCCACTGACTTATTAAAAGCACAGATCGTCGAAGCATTGGCAGCGGAGGATTTGATCCCTGCAAGAGTCATGATTGATTTATCAGAAGCATGGACCACGGACTGGATGTCAGATGCAGGTAAGCAGAAGCTGCAAGCCTATGGGATTGCACCACCAGAAGGGACTGCACAGCTATGCGGAACGCATGTGCATCTGAGTGATGGTGTGGTCTGTCCACACTGTAAAAGCCGCGACACTCGATTGTTGACCGAGTTTAGTTCGACTGCCTGCAAAGCACTGTACAAATGTCGGGACTGCCTTGAACCCTTTGATTATTTTAAATGTATTTAA
- a CDS encoding 2Fe-2S iron-sulfur cluster-binding protein gives MSQFIPLKVKTITPQTDQAICIAFDLVPEQQQQFQFQPGQHLTIRHLTEAGEIRRCYSICSYAPKEDISIAVKKIDQGQFSHWANEHLKVGDVLEVMPPQGVFFQKAARTGGQAYLGIAAGSGITPILSIIKQVLFEQNSANFTLLYGNRSWKQTMFAEQVMDLKDQFKERFQLINIFSREFNDSELLNGRIDEDKLKQLFEYEVLEPNFDHVFACGPDEMMDTVERLFPVYGVTKEKIHTERFNTGHVRKRSAEVDANRKEEKVNIVLDGRELIVAVGHEDESILDAALRAGADLPYACKGGVCATCRCKVLSGEVDMFLNYSLEDDEVEKGYVLSCQTLPKGANVRLSFDE, from the coding sequence ATGAGCCAATTTATTCCATTAAAAGTAAAAACAATTACACCTCAGACTGATCAGGCGATCTGTATTGCTTTTGATCTGGTCCCAGAACAACAGCAACAGTTCCAATTTCAGCCGGGCCAGCATCTGACGATTCGCCATTTAACCGAGGCTGGGGAAATTCGCCGTTGCTATTCGATCTGTAGTTATGCGCCAAAAGAAGATATCAGTATTGCAGTCAAAAAGATTGATCAGGGCCAGTTTTCCCATTGGGCCAATGAACATTTAAAAGTGGGTGATGTACTGGAAGTAATGCCACCACAAGGCGTTTTTTTTCAGAAAGCAGCCAGAACAGGTGGGCAAGCTTATTTAGGTATTGCTGCTGGAAGTGGTATTACCCCGATTCTTTCCATCATAAAACAGGTGTTGTTTGAGCAAAACTCGGCAAACTTTACTTTGCTGTATGGCAATCGTTCTTGGAAACAAACCATGTTTGCTGAGCAGGTTATGGATTTAAAAGACCAGTTTAAAGAACGCTTTCAGCTGATTAATATTTTCTCACGTGAATTCAATGACAGTGAGTTACTGAATGGCCGGATTGATGAAGACAAGCTCAAGCAGTTATTTGAATATGAGGTATTAGAACCCAACTTTGATCATGTATTTGCCTGCGGCCCCGACGAAATGATGGACACGGTTGAACGCCTGTTTCCTGTGTATGGTGTGACTAAAGAGAAGATTCACACGGAACGTTTTAATACGGGGCATGTCCGCAAACGTTCAGCGGAAGTTGATGCCAACCGTAAAGAAGAAAAAGTCAATATTGTGTTGGATGGGCGAGAGTTGATTGTTGCTGTGGGACATGAGGACGAAAGTATCCTAGATGCCGCATTACGTGCCGGTGCGGATTTGCCTTATGCCTGTAAGGGTGGGGTCTGTGCCACCTGTCGCTGCAAGGTGCTTTCAGGTGAAGTGGATATGTTCCTGAACTATAGCCTTGAAGATGATGAGGTGGAAAAAGGCTATGTGCTGAGCTGCCAGACTTTACCGAAAGGCGCAAATGTACGTTTAAGCTTTGATGAGTAG
- a CDS encoding enoyl-CoA hydratase-related protein has product MQTLIQVERPIDGVMLLSLNRPEKRNALNNATLQGLCELLEQAEQNPEVKVVVLTGNRNCFAAGADLNELAEMDAVALQLDIRPTLWQKIDSFTKPIIAAVNGYALGAGFELVLHSDMVICGDNAKFALPEIGLGMLPGAGGTQRLARLVGQQLTMRWAMTGVMISAKQAQQHGICSEVVPTALTVEYAVQLASKIAKQAPLAIRVIKQSIKSIHEITLSQGLKAERQNFVWLAATKDRNEGIHAFFEKRKPIFRGE; this is encoded by the coding sequence ATGCAAACCTTGATTCAGGTTGAAAGGCCAATAGATGGGGTCATGCTGCTCAGCTTAAACCGTCCAGAAAAACGTAATGCGTTGAATAATGCCACTTTACAGGGTCTATGTGAGCTATTGGAACAAGCAGAACAGAATCCTGAGGTGAAAGTGGTTGTACTGACGGGCAATCGCAATTGCTTTGCTGCGGGTGCAGATCTGAACGAATTGGCAGAAATGGATGCCGTAGCTTTACAGCTCGATATCCGTCCAACGCTATGGCAGAAGATTGACAGTTTTACTAAACCCATCATCGCTGCTGTGAATGGTTATGCCTTGGGTGCGGGCTTTGAGCTGGTGTTGCATTCGGATATGGTGATTTGTGGTGACAATGCCAAATTTGCCTTGCCTGAGATTGGCCTAGGCATGTTACCCGGTGCAGGTGGTACTCAACGTTTAGCACGTCTGGTGGGGCAGCAATTGACCATGCGCTGGGCGATGACAGGGGTAATGATCTCAGCCAAGCAAGCACAGCAACATGGGATTTGTAGTGAAGTGGTGCCAACAGCACTGACCGTGGAATATGCAGTCCAATTGGCAAGCAAAATTGCCAAACAAGCGCCTTTGGCAATTCGGGTGATCAAACAATCAATCAAAAGTATTCATGAAATCACATTGAGTCAAGGACTGAAAGCAGAACGACAGAATTTTGTCTGGTTGGCAGCAACCAAAGATCGAAACGAAGGCATTCATGCATTCTTTGAAAAAAGAAAACCAATCTTTAGAGGTGAGTAA